From the Polaribacter gangjinensis genome, the window AGAAACAGAAGAAGAGATTGGATATAGAATCAATGAAATTAAAAAAGTGACCACAGCTTTTTTATCTCCAGGAATTTTAAAAGAAAAAGTACATCTTTTCATTGGTGAATATGATGAAGAGCAAAATACTAAAAATGGAGGAGGAGTCTATGAAGAAAATGAAGAAATAGAAGTTTTAGAAATTCCGTTTTTTGAAGCATTACAAATGATTGATAGAGAAGAAATTATTGATGCAAGAACCATCATGCTACTTCAGTATTTGAAAATAAACCAACTAATTACTTTTTAATTAAATTAATTCCATAGAAATATATTCCTTGGAAAATAAAATAATTTATCGTAACTTTGTACTCTAAATTAGAAAATATGAAAAAAGTTTTAGCATTTGCAGGAAGTACAAGTTCAACATCTATCAACAAAAAATTAGCAACATTTACCGCACAAAATTTAAAAAATACTGACTTTGATGTGATTGATTTACGTGATTTTCCGATGGAAATATACAGTTCGGATGCAGAAAAAATTGGTTTTCCTGAAAACGCAAAAAAGTTCACATCTCTTTTAGATAATTATGATGGATTTATTCTTTCTCTTGCAGAACACAATGGGTCTTATGCAGCAGCTTTTAAAAATATTTATGATTGGAGCTCAAGAATCAATAACAACGTTTTTAGAGATAAACCATTATTATTAATGGCAACTTCACCAGGACCAAGAGGTGGATTAACAGTTTTAGAGGCAGGTGCAGATCGTTTTGCAAGAATGGGAGCAAAGGAAGTAATTACTTTTTCATTACCTAGTTTTCAAGATAATTTTCAAGATGGAAAAATTGTAAACGAATCATTAGTATCTACCTTAAAAGAAAAAATTTCTCAGTTTGAGAATGCAGTGAATAATTAAAAATTATTGAACAATTCTAAACTTTAAGTCTTGAACTTTAAACATTAAACCAATCATGGGCGATATTTCAAAAGACATTAAATCGAGTTTTAAAAACAATAAAGTAAAGGCGTTAATCAATATCAAATACACTTCCAATTGGTTGAGTAGTAAAGAAATTGATTTTTTTAAACCTTACGGAATTTCGCCTCAACAGTACAATATTTTGCGAATTTTAAGAGGTGCAAAAGACCGTGTAAAAGTTCAAATTGTTAAAGACAGAATGATTGAGCGTGCTCCAAATGCCACACGTTTAATGGATAAATTATGTGATAAAAAGCTTATTGAAAGAACGCGTTGTGAAGATGACAGAAGAGTTGTTTATGTTAAAATTTCTGAATTGGGTCTCGAAATGTTAGCCACTATTGATGATAATAAAAGTATGTCATTTTTAGAAAAACTAACGGAAGAAGAGGCAACGTTATTAAGTGATTTGTTAGATAAAATCAGATAAAAAAAAAATTATAAAATTAGTTTCCAAGGAAATTATTTTAATAAAAAAACTCAATGAAAACTTTAAAAACCATTCAGCATATAGTACCAAGTCCTTTTGTAAATATGGGGCCTATAAAATTGCGACAACCATTGCCAATTCAGGGAATTGAAAATGTAGATCCTTTTTTGTTATTGCATCATTATGGTCCTTATGCCATCTCAGAATTCAACAATCCTTTTGATTTAGGCCCACATCCTCACAGAGGTTTTGAACCAATTACATTACTTTTTAAAGGAGAACAATTTCATAGAGATTCTTTAGGAAATGAAATGGTTGTAAAAGCTGGAGGTGTTCAATGGACTACTGCAGGACGTGGAATTATTCATGCAGAAGCACCTACCAAAGAGTTTGTGAAAAAAGGAGGAGATTTAGAAGGCATTCAATTATGGTTGAATTTACCTGCAAATCGCAAAATGATGCCTGCAAATTATCAGCATTTAGAGGATGAGCAAATTCCAAAAGTTTTTTCTGATGATAAAAAAGTGCAATTAAACATCATTGCTGGAAATCAATCAACAAAAACAGGTTTGATTAAAACCCAAACTGAAGTCAATGTTTTTTCTGCAATTGCCAAAGAAAATGGAGAAATGACGATTTATATTCCAGAAAATCATCAATCATTAATTTATCTTTTGGAAGGTGAAATTTTAGTAAATAATTCAGAAATTCTTGAAAAAGGAGGAAATCAAATGATTACATTTCATCAAGATGGAAATTCAATTCAATTCAAAGCTGTAAAACAAAGTACAATTTTGATTTTATCTGGTGAACCAATCAACGAAAAAATTACGCAGTATGGTCCATTTGTTATGAACACGCAAACCGAAATTTTAGAAGCAATGCGCGATTACAATCAAGGTAAAATGGGGTATTTGTATTAGTATAAAGTTTGTAGACTGTTGACTGTAAACAGTAGTCAGTATTCAGTAGTCAGTTGTCTACAGTCCAAAGTCTAAAGACTACAGTCTAAATTTAAAATTATGAAAAAAACAATTCACAAAGCAGCTTCAAGAGGATTTGCCAATCATGGTTGGTTAAAATCATATCATACATTTAGCTTCGCAAATTATTTCAATCCAGAGAGAATGAATTTTGGAATGTTACGTGTTTTAAATGACGATATTGTTCAGCCAAAAATGGGTTTTGGAACACATCCTCATAAAAATATGGAAATCATTTCTATTCCGATTTCAGGCGCACTTTCTCACAAAGATAGCATGAACAATCAACGTTCTATTGAAGTTGGGGAGGTTCAAGTAATGAGTGCAGGAACAGGTTTAACACACTCAGAATTTAATGATAGTAAAACTGCTGAAACCAACTTTTTACAACTTTGGATTATTCCAGAAAAGAATGAAGTTGAGCCTTATTACAATCAAAAACGATTCAATGAAGCTGAAAGAAAAAACAAATTCCAAACCTTAGTTTCTCCTAAAGATAAACAAGTGGAAGGTTCTTTGCCAATCAATCAACAAGGATATATTTCGATGATTGATTTAGAAGAAGGATTTGAAATATCCTATGAATTAAAAAATGGAGCCTATTTCTTCTTAATTGATGGTGCAATTGTAGCTGCAGATGAAACTTTAGAAAAAAGAGATGCTTTAGGAATTGAAGGTTTAGAAAAAATATCTATTAAAGCATTGAAAAACAGTAAGTTATTAGTGATTGATGTTCCAATGAATTGATTTTTTTTGAGAATATTTCAAAAGCGATTTATTTAAAAAACCAAGCCAAAGAATCAATTTCTTTGGCTTTTTAATTTCATAAAATAAGTATATATTGCAGTTGTTATGCGTGCATAATAAATTAATGCTGATTATATGAAATACAAACACATTTTTGAGCCCTTAGATTTAGGTTTTACAACCTTAAAAAATAGAATTTTAATGGGTTCTATGCATACAGGTTTAGAGGAAGAAAAAAACGGAATTGAACGCATTGCAGCCTATTATGCAGAACGTGCTAAAGGTGGAGTTGGATTGATCGTAACTGGAGGAATTTCGCCAAATATTCAAGGTTGGACTGGGCCTTTTGCTGCAAGAATGTCAAATAAAAAGCATGCTGTTGAGCATCAAAAAATAACAACAGCTGTGCATAAAGAAGGAGGAAAAATTTGCATGCAAATTTTACATTCAGGACGTTATGGATATCATCCTTTTAATGTAGCACCTTCAAAAATTAAAGCACCCATAAATCGTTTTACGCCATTTAAATTAACACAATCAGGAATCAAAAGAACCATCAGAGATTTTGTAAATTCGGCTGAATTATCAAAATTGGCAGGCTATGATGGTGTTGAAATCATGGGTTCAGAAGGATATTTAATCAATCAATTTATTGCCAAAAGAACCAATAAAAGAAAGGATAATTGGGGAGGTGATTATGAAAATAGAATGCGATTACCTATTGAAATTGTAAAACAAATTAGAGAAGCTGTAGGTTCAAATTTTATCATAATTTACAGATTGTCAATGTTAGATTTGGTTGAAAATGGAAGTTCTTGGGAAGAAATTGTGCAACTTGGAAAAGAAATTGAAAAAGCAGGAGCAACTATTATAAATACAGGAATTGGTTGGCATGAAGCCAGAATTCCAACTATTGCTACATCCGTTCCAAGAGCTGCTTTTACATGGGTTACTCAAAAAATGAAAGAAGAAATTAAAATTCCTTTAATCACTTCTAATAGAATTAATATGCCAGACACTGCTGAAAAAATTTTAGCAGAGGGTCATGCTGATATGATTTCTATGGCACGTCCTTTTTTAGCTGATCCTGAGTGGGTTAATAAAGCCAAAGAAGAAAAAGATGATGAAATAAATACGTGTATTGGTTGTAATCAAGCATGTTTAGATCATGTATTTCAACGAAAAGTAGCAAGTTGTTTGGTAAATCCAAGAGCTTGCCATGAAACAGAATTGAATTATTTTCCAACTAAAATCAAAAAGAAAATTGCGGTAATTGGAGCAGGTCCTGCTGGTTTGTCAGCGGCAACAATTGCAGCAAAAAGAGGTCATTTTGTAACCCTTTTTGATGCTGATTCCGAAATTGGAGGACAGTTTAATATGGCAAAACAGATTCCAGGGAAAGAAGAATTTTATGAAACAATTCGTTATTTTAAGAAACAAATTGGATTGCATCAGGTTGATTTGCAATTGAATAAAAGAATATCTGTAGCTGATTTAGAAAAATCAGATTTTGATGAAATTATCATTGCAACAGGAATTCAACCCAGAAATCTTAAAATTGAAGGAATTAATCATCCAAAAGTTTTGAGTTATATTGATGTGTTGAAACACAAAAAATCCGTTGGAAAAAAAGTAGCTGTAATTGGTGCAGGAGGTATTGGTTTTGATGTGTCAGAATATCTATCTCATGAAGGAATATCAACTTCGCAAGATATTGATTCTTGGTTACAAGAATGGGGAATTGATAAGTCATTAAACGCAAGAGCTGGAATTGAAGGAATGAAACCCGTTTTTGAAAATTCGCCAAGAGAGATTTTCATGCTCAAAAGAAGCAAAGGAAAATTTGGAGAAAATTTGGGAAAAACTACAGGTTGGATTCACAGAGCGAATTTGAAAAAGAAAAATGTACAGTTTATCAATGAAGTGGAATACAAAAAAATTGATGATCAAGGATTGCATTATACTCAAAATCAAGAAGATAAAATTTTAGAAGTTGATAACATTATTATTTGTGCAGGTCAGGTTCCTTTCAAAGAATTGTACCAACCTTTGGTAGATTTAGGAAAAAAGGTTCACATTATTGGAGGTGCAGATTTTGCAGCTGAATTAGATGCCAAAAGAGCCATCAATCAAGGAGCAAGATTGGCTGCAAATTTGTAATTATTTTACCATTTTTACAGAGTTGATATTTCCAGAAAAATCGTATTCTTTTACTGGGTTTTTAGGATCTAATTTCCAAATACCATCAACAATATATTTATAATGATGTTTACCATAAGAGAGTTTTGTGGTGTATTTCCATCCATTTTTGGTCTTTACCATTTTAAAGGAATCTTTAGACCAATTGTTAAAATCACCTGCTAAAAATATTTCTTTTGCGTTTTGAAAATCCTCTAGTAAAAAATTAATTTCTTGCTGAATATCAAGAACAGAATTGTACTCACCATATTCATTTTCTATTTTATTTTTGTTGCTAGGATCTTCAATCCATTTACCATCCACAATAAACTTATATTCATATAAATTTGGTTTGAGTTGTAGTGTTAATTTCCAACCATTCTCAGTTTTTTTCATCAAAAAGTGTTCTTCATCCCATTTGTTAAAAGAACCACTTAAAACTACTTTTTTAGCATTTTTATAGCCATTTAAAAAAAAGGAAGCATTCCCATTTTCATTAATTTCAATAGGAATTATTTTATAATTGTAGGTTGGTAAAATATATCCAAAAGATGTTTTTGAGGGAGTTAAATTTGCCGATTTTTTGTTTGGTTCAGCCCAATAATTATTGTTAACTACAAATTTAAATTCCCAATTAAATTGATCATCAAAATCTTCAATTTTCTTTTTTAATTGATAAATATTTTCATCAATTTTTTTCATTTTCCATTTACTTCTAGACCAATTATTAAAGTTACCTGCAACAACAACATTTTTTATCTCAAAATCATCAAATTCTAATTGATTTTTTCCTTGATGATGCGAACCATTATCATAATCTCTTTTATCAAAAGTAAAAACGATATAATCACCTTCAATTTTATATCCCATAATAGGTTTTTCTTGAGCATAATTTGTAAAAATCACACTCAAGAAAATTAAATAGATACTATGTAAAATCCAGTTTTTCATTATCTAAAAATAGGATATTTGATAAAATATAATTCTTGTTTTTTATAATTAATAATGACTCTTTTTTGTGCAAAAAAATCATGTCCTAAAATACCATCCAAATCTGTTCCAAATGCTTTATTCAAATTCGATAAATTGGTTAAAATGGTTTTCATTGGTCCAAAATAATTTTTATCGTTTAATTTTACTTTATGTAAATTTCCATAAATTACTTCAATTTCATGGGAAC encodes:
- a CDS encoding NADPH-dependent FMN reductase, producing the protein MKKVLAFAGSTSSTSINKKLATFTAQNLKNTDFDVIDLRDFPMEIYSSDAEKIGFPENAKKFTSLLDNYDGFILSLAEHNGSYAAAFKNIYDWSSRINNNVFRDKPLLLMATSPGPRGGLTVLEAGADRFARMGAKEVITFSLPSFQDNFQDGKIVNESLVSTLKEKISQFENAVNN
- a CDS encoding pirin family protein; the protein is MKKTIHKAASRGFANHGWLKSYHTFSFANYFNPERMNFGMLRVLNDDIVQPKMGFGTHPHKNMEIISIPISGALSHKDSMNNQRSIEVGEVQVMSAGTGLTHSEFNDSKTAETNFLQLWIIPEKNEVEPYYNQKRFNEAERKNKFQTLVSPKDKQVEGSLPINQQGYISMIDLEEGFEISYELKNGAYFFLIDGAIVAADETLEKRDALGIEGLEKISIKALKNSKLLVIDVPMN
- a CDS encoding NUDIX domain-containing protein, with translation MISNFWGTLERINFDFTFNNGKSVNLTHEVYGKSDGIAILLYNSKSQNVLLTKQFRMPVYVAGINQGYSIEVVGGAMDVNETPGNTAIRETEEEIGYRINEIKKVTTAFLSPGILKEKVHLFIGEYDEEQNTKNGGGVYEENEEIEVLEIPFFEALQMIDREEIIDARTIMLLQYLKINQLITF
- a CDS encoding NADPH-dependent 2,4-dienoyl-CoA reductase encodes the protein MKYKHIFEPLDLGFTTLKNRILMGSMHTGLEEEKNGIERIAAYYAERAKGGVGLIVTGGISPNIQGWTGPFAARMSNKKHAVEHQKITTAVHKEGGKICMQILHSGRYGYHPFNVAPSKIKAPINRFTPFKLTQSGIKRTIRDFVNSAELSKLAGYDGVEIMGSEGYLINQFIAKRTNKRKDNWGGDYENRMRLPIEIVKQIREAVGSNFIIIYRLSMLDLVENGSSWEEIVQLGKEIEKAGATIINTGIGWHEARIPTIATSVPRAAFTWVTQKMKEEIKIPLITSNRINMPDTAEKILAEGHADMISMARPFLADPEWVNKAKEEKDDEINTCIGCNQACLDHVFQRKVASCLVNPRACHETELNYFPTKIKKKIAVIGAGPAGLSAATIAAKRGHFVTLFDADSEIGGQFNMAKQIPGKEEFYETIRYFKKQIGLHQVDLQLNKRISVADLEKSDFDEIIIATGIQPRNLKIEGINHPKVLSYIDVLKHKKSVGKKVAVIGAGGIGFDVSEYLSHEGISTSQDIDSWLQEWGIDKSLNARAGIEGMKPVFENSPREIFMLKRSKGKFGENLGKTTGWIHRANLKKKNVQFINEVEYKKIDDQGLHYTQNQEDKILEVDNIIICAGQVPFKELYQPLVDLGKKVHIIGGADFAAELDAKRAINQGARLAANL
- a CDS encoding pirin family protein, with the translated sequence MKTLKTIQHIVPSPFVNMGPIKLRQPLPIQGIENVDPFLLLHHYGPYAISEFNNPFDLGPHPHRGFEPITLLFKGEQFHRDSLGNEMVVKAGGVQWTTAGRGIIHAEAPTKEFVKKGGDLEGIQLWLNLPANRKMMPANYQHLEDEQIPKVFSDDKKVQLNIIAGNQSTKTGLIKTQTEVNVFSAIAKENGEMTIYIPENHQSLIYLLEGEILVNNSEILEKGGNQMITFHQDGNSIQFKAVKQSTILILSGEPINEKITQYGPFVMNTQTEILEAMRDYNQGKMGYLY
- a CDS encoding MarR family winged helix-turn-helix transcriptional regulator encodes the protein MGDISKDIKSSFKNNKVKALINIKYTSNWLSSKEIDFFKPYGISPQQYNILRILRGAKDRVKVQIVKDRMIERAPNATRLMDKLCDKKLIERTRCEDDRRVVYVKISELGLEMLATIDDNKSMSFLEKLTEEEATLLSDLLDKIR